One genomic segment of Planctomycetaceae bacterium includes these proteins:
- the tssE gene encoding type VI secretion system baseplate subunit TssE produces MAKSSVRNLPRLSILDRLIDDDPGSQKDPPMEEAQLMRRIQLAVRRDLEDLLNTRYRCTTWPPELEELDNSLINYGIPDFTAASLNAAEEDGILLKSIRAAITLFEPRLTEVRLEKIKNKEYLDRTFRFRIDAVLVIASIRQEVRFDSSLESATGQFEVE; encoded by the coding sequence ATGGCTAAATCGTCTGTCCGGAATCTGCCGCGACTGTCGATCCTGGATCGTCTGATTGACGACGATCCGGGATCACAGAAGGATCCGCCGATGGAGGAAGCGCAGCTGATGCGCAGAATCCAACTGGCGGTCAGGCGCGACCTGGAAGATCTGCTGAACACGCGGTACCGCTGCACAACCTGGCCGCCGGAACTGGAGGAACTGGATAATTCCCTGATCAACTACGGAATCCCGGACTTCACGGCGGCAAGTCTGAACGCCGCTGAAGAAGACGGGATCCTGCTGAAATCGATCCGCGCCGCCATCACTTTGTTCGAACCCCGTCTGACGGAGGTCCGCCTCGAGAAGATCAAGAACAAGGAGTATCTCGATCGCACTTTTCGTTTCCGGATCGACGCCGTGCTGGTCATCGCTTCGATCCGGCAGGAAGTCCGGTTTGACTCGTCGCTGGAGTCTGCCACCGGGCAGTTCGAGGTGGAGTAA
- a CDS encoding type VI secretion system accessory protein TagJ, translating into MTHPVELFQSGKLSEAVTAATEAVRKKPTDLHARSTLCEVLCFAGDLERADKQLDAVATIDPEAMVGASMLRHLIRSEISRREVFSEGRVPELVEKPSEALQKRMQALLLIREGDAGKASALLAEAEELEVPVCGKLNGSDFEGIRDMDDLLGPVLEVFTATGNYYWIPFSQIHSLELDKVTNLTDMLWRGATIEATGDISGRIHIPAIYFGSEKHEDERVRIGRSTEWLQSSDDAPVRGAGQKEFLVGDDAVAVMEIRSLLLGSQSNG; encoded by the coding sequence GTGACGCACCCTGTCGAATTGTTTCAGAGCGGAAAGCTGTCGGAGGCTGTCACGGCGGCCACTGAGGCTGTCAGGAAGAAGCCGACCGATCTGCACGCGCGCAGCACGCTTTGTGAAGTCCTTTGTTTTGCGGGAGATCTGGAGCGGGCCGACAAGCAACTGGATGCCGTCGCCACGATCGATCCGGAAGCCATGGTGGGCGCATCGATGCTGCGGCACCTGATTCGCTCGGAGATTTCCCGACGGGAAGTCTTTTCGGAAGGTCGCGTCCCGGAACTTGTTGAGAAGCCGTCCGAAGCGCTGCAGAAAAGAATGCAGGCGCTGCTGCTGATTCGCGAAGGAGACGCGGGAAAGGCATCGGCGCTGCTGGCGGAAGCCGAGGAACTGGAAGTACCCGTCTGCGGCAAACTGAACGGATCGGACTTCGAAGGCATCCGTGACATGGATGATCTGCTGGGACCGGTGCTTGAGGTGTTTACCGCAACCGGCAACTACTATTGGATTCCGTTCTCGCAGATCCATTCGCTGGAACTCGACAAGGTCACAAACCTCACCGATATGCTGTGGCGCGGGGCGACGATTGAAGCCACCGGCGATATTTCCGGCCGCATTCATATTCCCGCGATCTACTTTGGCTCCGAAAAGCACGAAGATGAACGAGTCCGGATCGGCCGTTCGACGGAATGGCTGCAGTCGTCCGACGATGCTCCTGTGCGCGGCGCCGGCCAGAAGGAGTTTCTTGTCGGAGACGACGCCGTCGCCGTGATGGAAATCCGGTCGCTGCTGCTGGGATCACAGTCCAATGGCTAA